From a region of the Streptomyces caniferus genome:
- a CDS encoding sensor histidine kinase, whose product MVAVGSDHDLRRALGRIAETAASLTGARHAALSLPREEGDGPGEPITHGPSPEGEPPAGGFLEVPIQVQGEHFGTLYVAGKSDREAFGDADLHLVRVLATEAGIALSNARMHCAARQRRRWIDGAASVTTALLAGPETGSTTTNALTVVAEKGRELAEAATGAVLLPHTEGGMEVVAISTVLPESVRAEAHRGRIPPKSPVVHQIHAGLAVFSDDFADDPRSISPLSRHYGPTMLLPLRSNGRVLGALALCRISGDRRFSHTERTLGTQFAAQAAVALVLADRHRDRERLAVFEDRDRIARDLHDLVIQRLFATGMLLETARRKAQLPEVAEGVGRAVDELDATIQEIRTAIIALQQGPAEAPPGLRTRVLREAAAAGAALGTRPSVRFTGPVDTQVDDRSARELLAVLGEALAAVTTGASARPEPVRVEITVDLTVPLPDGRPGIRLTVTCPDGAARPVVWEHPLRGGPGA is encoded by the coding sequence ATGGTGGCCGTCGGCTCCGACCACGACCTGCGCCGTGCCCTGGGCCGTATCGCCGAGACCGCCGCCTCCCTCACCGGCGCGCGCCACGCCGCTCTCAGCCTCCCCCGCGAGGAGGGTGACGGCCCCGGCGAGCCGATCACCCACGGCCCCTCCCCCGAAGGCGAGCCGCCCGCCGGGGGCTTCCTGGAGGTACCGATCCAGGTGCAGGGGGAGCACTTCGGCACGCTGTACGTGGCGGGCAAGAGCGACCGCGAGGCGTTCGGCGACGCGGATCTGCACCTGGTACGGGTACTGGCCACCGAGGCCGGCATCGCCCTGAGCAATGCCCGGATGCACTGCGCCGCCCGCCAGCGCCGACGCTGGATCGACGGCGCGGCATCCGTCACCACCGCCCTGCTGGCCGGACCCGAGACCGGTTCGACCACCACGAACGCCCTGACCGTGGTCGCGGAGAAGGGCCGGGAGCTGGCCGAGGCGGCGACCGGAGCGGTCCTGCTGCCACACACCGAGGGCGGCATGGAGGTCGTGGCGATCTCGACCGTGCTGCCCGAGTCCGTACGGGCCGAGGCGCACCGCGGCCGGATCCCGCCCAAGAGCCCGGTCGTCCACCAGATACACGCCGGGCTCGCGGTCTTCTCCGACGACTTCGCCGACGACCCCCGCTCGATCTCCCCGCTGTCGCGCCACTACGGCCCGACGATGCTGCTGCCGCTGCGCAGCAACGGGCGGGTGCTGGGCGCGCTCGCGCTGTGCCGGATATCCGGCGACCGCCGCTTCAGCCACACCGAGCGGACCCTGGGAACACAGTTCGCCGCCCAGGCCGCGGTGGCGCTCGTGCTGGCCGACCGGCACCGTGACCGCGAGCGGCTGGCCGTCTTCGAGGACCGCGACCGCATCGCCCGCGATCTGCACGATCTGGTCATCCAGCGGCTGTTCGCCACCGGGATGCTGCTGGAGACCGCCCGGCGCAAGGCCCAGCTGCCGGAGGTGGCGGAGGGGGTCGGCCGGGCGGTCGACGAGCTGGACGCCACGATCCAGGAGATCCGAACGGCGATCATCGCGCTGCAGCAGGGCCCGGCCGAGGCGCCGCCCGGGCTGCGCACCCGCGTGCTGCGGGAAGCCGCCGCGGCCGGCGCTGCGCTCGGCACCCGGCCGTCGGTCCGGTTCACCGGCCCGGTCGACACCCAGGTCGACGACAGGAGCGCCCGTGAGCTGCTGGCCGTACTCGGCGAAGCACTGGCGGCGGTGACCACCGGGGCATCGGCACGGCCGGAGCCGGTCCGGGTGGAGATCACCGTGGACCTCACCGTCCCGCTCCCCGACGGCCGGCCGGGCATCCGGCTGACGGTGACCTGCCCGGACGGCGCCGCCCGGCCCGTGGTCTGGGAACATCCGCTGCGGGGCGGCCCCGGAGCCTGA
- a CDS encoding ABC transporter ATP-binding protein, translating into MDMEVTAWHALHSTMTAQQGRRRFSRGTLRRITAFARPHRRHLVWFLVLSTATAMLAVATPLLAGRVVDAIVGGDSASLVVRLSGLIAVIAVAEAALGLVTRWLSASIGEGLILDLRTTVYDHVQRMPIAFFTRTRTGALVSRLNNDVIGAQRAFSDTLSGVVSNIVTLLLTLVVMLGLSWQITLIALVLLPVFVLPARRVGRRLADLRREGADHNAAMGTQMTERFSAPGATLVKLMGRPARESAEFATRARRVRDIGVRSAMVQTYFVTALTLVSALALAVVYGLGGFLALRGQLEPGAIVSLALLLTRLYAPLTALSGAHIEVMSALVSFERVFEVLDLKPLITEKPDARAVPEGPVSVEFDSVRFGYPSADKVSLASLEEVATLDTRGGEEVLHGISFRAEPGQMVALVGSSGAGKSTVAQLLPRLYDTDSGAVRLSGVDVRELTAASLRDVLGMVTQDGHLFHDTIRANLLLAKPEAAEPELWDALRRARLEDLIAALPDGLDTVVGERGYRLSGGERQRLTIARLLLAHPRVVILDEATAHLDNTSEAAVQEALTEALDGRTALVIAHRLSTVRAADLILVVEDGRIVERGTHETLLAADGRYAELYRTQFTDSEDRREAAEEARRADVEGARSSDSGPDAVPESALVN; encoded by the coding sequence ATGGACATGGAAGTCACCGCCTGGCATGCGCTGCACAGCACGATGACCGCGCAGCAGGGCCGGCGCCGCTTCTCCCGCGGCACCCTGCGCCGCATCACGGCATTCGCCCGCCCGCACCGCCGTCACCTGGTGTGGTTCCTCGTGCTGAGCACGGCGACCGCGATGCTCGCGGTGGCCACCCCGCTGCTGGCGGGCCGGGTGGTGGACGCGATCGTGGGCGGCGACTCGGCGTCCCTCGTCGTCCGGCTGTCAGGGCTGATCGCCGTGATCGCGGTCGCCGAGGCAGCTCTGGGGCTGGTGACCCGCTGGCTGTCGGCGAGCATCGGCGAGGGGCTGATCCTGGACCTGCGGACGACCGTGTACGACCACGTCCAGCGGATGCCCATCGCCTTCTTCACCCGCACCCGCACCGGAGCGCTGGTCAGCCGCCTGAACAACGATGTGATCGGCGCCCAGCGGGCCTTCAGCGACACCCTGTCCGGGGTCGTCAGCAATATCGTGACGCTGCTGCTCACCCTCGTGGTGATGCTCGGTCTGTCCTGGCAGATCACCCTGATCGCGCTGGTGCTGCTGCCGGTGTTCGTGCTGCCCGCCCGCCGGGTCGGCCGCCGGCTGGCGGATCTGCGCCGGGAGGGCGCCGACCACAACGCGGCGATGGGCACCCAGATGACCGAGCGGTTCTCCGCCCCGGGCGCCACCCTCGTCAAGCTGATGGGCCGGCCCGCCCGCGAGTCCGCCGAGTTCGCCACCCGGGCCCGCCGGGTGCGCGACATCGGGGTCCGTTCGGCCATGGTCCAGACGTACTTCGTCACCGCCCTCACTCTCGTCTCCGCCCTGGCGCTGGCCGTCGTCTACGGCCTGGGCGGGTTCCTCGCGCTGCGCGGACAGCTGGAGCCCGGCGCGATCGTCTCGCTGGCCCTGCTGCTCACCCGGCTCTACGCCCCGCTGACCGCGCTGTCCGGCGCCCATATCGAGGTGATGAGCGCGCTGGTCAGCTTCGAGCGGGTCTTCGAGGTGCTCGACCTCAAGCCGCTGATCACCGAGAAGCCGGATGCCCGCGCGGTCCCGGAGGGCCCGGTGTCCGTGGAGTTCGACTCCGTCCGCTTCGGCTACCCGTCCGCCGACAAGGTCTCGCTGGCCTCCCTGGAGGAGGTCGCCACCCTCGACACCCGGGGCGGCGAAGAGGTGCTGCACGGCATCTCCTTCCGCGCCGAACCCGGCCAGATGGTCGCCCTGGTCGGCTCCTCGGGCGCCGGAAAGTCGACCGTGGCCCAGTTGCTGCCGCGGCTGTACGACACCGACTCCGGCGCGGTCCGGCTGTCCGGCGTGGACGTCCGCGAGCTGACCGCCGCCTCGCTGCGCGACGTCCTGGGAATGGTCACCCAGGACGGGCACCTCTTCCACGACACGATCCGCGCGAACCTGCTGCTGGCCAAGCCGGAGGCGGCCGAGCCGGAGCTGTGGGACGCGCTGCGCCGGGCGCGCCTGGAGGACCTGATCGCCGCACTCCCCGACGGGCTGGACACCGTCGTCGGCGAGCGGGGCTACCGGCTCTCGGGCGGCGAACGCCAGCGGCTGACCATCGCCCGGCTGCTGCTCGCCCACCCCCGGGTGGTGATCCTGGACGAGGCCACCGCCCATCTGGACAACACCTCCGAGGCGGCGGTGCAGGAAGCGCTCACCGAGGCGCTGGACGGCCGTACCGCGCTGGTCATCGCCCACCGGCTGTCGACCGTACGGGCCGCGGACCTGATCCTGGTGGTCGAGGACGGACGGATCGTCGAGCGCGGGACGCACGAGACGCTGCTGGCCGCCGACGGGCGCTACGCCGAGCTGTACCGGACACAGTTCACCGACTCGGAGGACCGGCGGGAGGCCGCGGAGGAGGCCCGGCGGGCGGACGTCGAGGGCGCCCGGAGCTCGGATTCCGGCCCGGATGCCGTGCCGGAGTCGGCGCTGGTGAACTGA
- a CDS encoding nuclear transport factor 2 family protein: MTQRAEHSTVMDRLALDDLITGYAIAVDDGDWPGYRDLFTPDGRADYRSAGGIEGGAEEIASWLGEMLGNFTMRQHLIVNRRITLARRDGAPGDTATVQADYLNPMRLTGPETEDEGGPTAPNYTCAGRYEFTARRTADGWRLTGVVVHEKWREVWPGGE, from the coding sequence ATGACGCAGCGCGCGGAACACTCCACGGTCATGGACCGCCTCGCCCTCGACGATCTGATCACCGGGTACGCCATCGCCGTGGACGACGGTGACTGGCCCGGCTATCGGGACCTGTTCACCCCGGACGGCCGGGCCGACTACCGCTCCGCGGGCGGCATCGAGGGCGGCGCGGAGGAGATCGCCTCCTGGCTCGGCGAGATGCTGGGGAACTTCACCATGCGGCAGCATCTGATCGTCAACCGCCGCATCACCCTCGCCCGCCGGGACGGCGCCCCCGGGGACACGGCCACGGTCCAGGCCGACTACCTCAACCCGATGCGGCTCACCGGCCCCGAGACAGAGGACGAGGGCGGTCCCACCGCCCCCAACTACACCTGCGCCGGCCGCTACGAGTTCACCGCCCGGCGCACCGCCGACGGCTGGCGGCTGACCGGCGTCGTCGTCCACGAGAAGTGGCGTGAGGTCTGGCCCGGTGGTGAGTGA
- the lnt gene encoding apolipoprotein N-acyltransferase: MDTPPVRQGQWLGSPWTRGTAAALAGAVPALAFPAPSWWWLAYVSLVPWLLLVQSAPTWRRAALDGWLGGTGFMLAVHQWLLPSLHVFILVLALLLGALWAPWGVLVRALLGGAPPAGGAAREGSARTAPGGAPADGRRRVTGGRCAAALVLVPSGWLMVELVRSWEYLGGPWGLLGASQWQVPPALRLASIGGVWLLSLLIVAVNTAVAELIARPAARLPAVAGLLVCALAAGAAWFWAPVPRITGTVRVAVVQPGPTGTPSARLARGEALTRSLAGRGVRLIVWGESSLYKDPADHPALAARLAALSRQTGADLLINADSPQAGRPGISKSAVLIGPDGPTGDRYAKMRLVPFGEYIPFRSVLGWATRVGKAATSDRVRGTRPVVMPVATAGGLRIGPLVCFETAFPDMSRHLVRDGARVLVAQSSTSTFQDSWAPAQHASLAALRAAETWRPMMHATLTGISAVYGPRGEPTGERLGTDRSAAAVYDLPLAEGTSPYTRFGDWAVYGAVGALLLAGGYAGLRALSRRPARGRR; encoded by the coding sequence ATGGACACCCCGCCCGTCCGTCAGGGGCAGTGGCTCGGCTCCCCCTGGACCCGGGGGACGGCCGCCGCGCTCGCCGGCGCGGTGCCGGCGCTCGCCTTTCCCGCGCCGTCGTGGTGGTGGCTGGCGTATGTCTCGCTGGTGCCCTGGCTGCTGCTGGTGCAGTCGGCACCGACCTGGCGGCGGGCGGCGCTGGACGGCTGGCTGGGCGGCACCGGTTTCATGCTGGCCGTCCACCAGTGGCTGCTGCCGAGCCTGCACGTCTTCATCCTCGTGCTCGCCCTGCTGCTCGGTGCGCTGTGGGCGCCCTGGGGCGTGCTGGTGCGTGCGCTGCTGGGCGGCGCGCCCCCGGCGGGCGGGGCGGCCCGCGAGGGGTCCGCCCGGACGGCGCCCGGCGGGGCCCCTGCCGACGGACGGCGGCGGGTGACGGGCGGGCGGTGCGCCGCCGCGCTGGTGCTGGTGCCGTCGGGCTGGCTGATGGTCGAACTGGTCCGGTCGTGGGAGTACTTGGGCGGCCCCTGGGGGCTGCTCGGCGCCAGCCAGTGGCAGGTGCCGCCCGCGCTGCGACTGGCGTCGATCGGCGGGGTGTGGCTGCTGAGTCTGCTGATCGTGGCGGTGAACACCGCGGTGGCCGAGCTGATCGCCCGCCCGGCGGCACGGCTGCCCGCGGTGGCCGGGCTGCTGGTGTGCGCGCTGGCGGCCGGCGCGGCCTGGTTCTGGGCGCCGGTCCCCCGCATCACGGGCACCGTGCGGGTCGCGGTCGTCCAGCCCGGCCCGACCGGCACCCCCTCGGCACGCCTGGCCCGCGGCGAGGCTCTCACCCGGTCGCTGGCAGGCCGTGGGGTGCGCCTGATCGTCTGGGGCGAGAGCAGCCTCTACAAGGATCCGGCGGACCATCCGGCGCTCGCCGCCCGCCTCGCCGCCCTCTCCCGGCAGACCGGCGCCGACCTGCTGATCAACGCCGACTCCCCGCAGGCCGGACGGCCGGGCATCTCCAAGAGCGCGGTACTGATCGGGCCGGACGGACCGACCGGGGACCGCTACGCCAAGATGCGGCTGGTGCCCTTCGGTGAGTACATACCGTTCCGTTCGGTCCTGGGCTGGGCGACGCGGGTGGGCAAGGCAGCCACCAGCGACCGGGTGCGCGGCACCCGTCCGGTGGTGATGCCGGTGGCCACCGCGGGCGGACTGCGGATCGGGCCGCTGGTGTGCTTCGAGACCGCCTTCCCCGACATGAGCCGCCATCTGGTGCGCGACGGCGCCCGGGTGCTGGTCGCCCAGTCCTCGACCTCGACGTTCCAGGACAGCTGGGCGCCCGCCCAGCATGCGTCCCTGGCCGCGCTGCGCGCCGCGGAGACCTGGCGGCCCATGATGCACGCCACGCTCACCGGCATCAGTGCGGTGTACGGCCCCCGGGGCGAGCCGACCGGCGAGCGGCTGGGCACCGACCGCAGCGCGGCGGCCGTCTACGACCTGCCGCTGGCCGAGGGCACCAGCCCGTACACCCGGTTCGGTGACTGGGCGGTGTACGGGGCGGTGGGGGCGCTGCTGCTCGCCGGCGGGTACGCGGGGCTGCGGGCGCTCAGCAGGCGGCCTGCGCGAGGGCGTCGGTGA
- a CDS encoding Gfo/Idh/MocA family protein: MKVGCIGLGDIAQKAYLPVLGTQPGLELHLHTRTPATLERVGATHRLTGGQLHQDLDSLLATGLDAAFVHAATAAHPEIVTRLIEAGVPTYVDKPLSYELATSQRLVALAADRGVGLTVGFNRRFAPAYAQCREHARDLILMQKNRIGLPEDPRTLVLDDFIHVVDTLRFLVPGEIDHIDVRARIRNGLMQHVVLQLSGDGFTALGTMNRLSGSAEEILDVSGQDTKRQVVNLAEVIDHKGQPSIRRRGDWVPVARQRGIEQIVLAFLDDVRAGRQPSAEDALRTHELCERVVTDALAQAAC, from the coding sequence GTGAAGGTCGGCTGCATCGGACTCGGCGACATCGCCCAGAAGGCGTACCTGCCCGTACTGGGCACCCAGCCGGGGCTCGAACTGCATCTGCACACCCGCACCCCGGCGACCCTGGAACGCGTCGGTGCCACCCACCGGCTGACCGGGGGACAGCTCCACCAGGACCTGGACTCGCTGCTCGCCACCGGCCTGGACGCGGCCTTCGTGCACGCCGCCACCGCCGCCCACCCCGAGATCGTGACCCGGCTGATCGAAGCCGGCGTACCGACCTACGTCGACAAGCCGCTCTCCTACGAACTCGCCACGTCCCAGCGCCTGGTCGCGCTCGCCGCGGACCGCGGGGTGGGCCTCACCGTCGGCTTCAACCGCCGCTTCGCGCCCGCCTACGCCCAGTGCCGCGAGCACGCCCGTGATCTGATCCTGATGCAGAAGAACCGCATCGGACTGCCCGAGGACCCGCGCACGCTCGTCCTGGACGACTTCATCCATGTCGTCGACACCCTGCGGTTCCTGGTCCCCGGCGAGATCGACCACATCGATGTGCGCGCCAGGATCCGCAACGGCCTGATGCAGCATGTGGTCCTCCAGCTGTCCGGTGACGGCTTCACCGCCCTCGGCACCATGAACCGCCTGAGCGGCTCCGCGGAGGAGATCCTCGACGTCTCCGGGCAGGACACCAAGCGCCAGGTCGTCAATCTCGCCGAGGTCATCGACCACAAGGGACAGCCCAGCATCCGGCGCCGCGGCGACTGGGTGCCGGTCGCCCGGCAGCGCGGCATCGAGCAGATCGTCCTGGCGTTCCTGGACGATGTGCGGGCCGGCCGGCAGCCGTCCGCCGAGGACGCGCTGCGCACCCATGAACTGTGCGAACGGGTGGTCACCGACGCCCTCGCGCAGGCCGCCTGCTGA
- a CDS encoding FAD-dependent monooxygenase, whose protein sequence is MRQRTALVIGSGIGGLTAAVALDRRGWAVTVLERTTTGEPGTASGPPVRSGAGIALAPNAQRALDTLGAGDAVRAMGAWQTTGEIRLPGGHRLARTDQAAAVRRFGGPVVVAHRAEVTALLAARLPDGALRTGVAAALVDAGDPGAEDRPARVRITGTGDGTADAGEELTADLVVAADGIHSAARRALFPGHPAPRYAGVTAWRLVVPAPDGLHEAHETWGPGSLWGTVPLSGGRIYAYATAAVPPGGRAADDERAELLRRFGNWHHPVPALLAAADPATVLRNDVYTAAAPPPAFHRGRVALLGDAVHPMTPNLGQGGCQAIEDAVVLAHLAAPEADQAAALAAYTRQRLPHTMDVVRRAERIGRLCTWRSGPACALRAVLMAAAARLAPDLVLRSLDGIADWRPPAGTYASGTRGTSAVAQPKEHE, encoded by the coding sequence ATGCGGCAACGCACCGCGCTCGTGATCGGCAGCGGTATCGGCGGGCTCACCGCCGCGGTCGCACTGGACCGCCGCGGCTGGGCGGTCACCGTCCTGGAGCGCACCACCACGGGGGAGCCGGGCACCGCATCCGGCCCTCCGGTACGGAGCGGCGCGGGCATCGCCCTCGCCCCCAACGCCCAGCGCGCCCTGGACACCCTCGGCGCGGGCGACGCCGTACGGGCCATGGGCGCCTGGCAGACCACCGGCGAGATCCGTCTCCCCGGCGGCCACCGGCTGGCGCGTACGGACCAGGCCGCGGCCGTCCGGCGCTTCGGCGGCCCGGTCGTGGTCGCCCACCGCGCCGAGGTGACGGCCCTGCTCGCCGCCCGGCTGCCCGACGGCGCGCTGCGCACCGGAGTCGCGGCCGCACTCGTCGACGCCGGCGACCCGGGAGCGGAGGACCGCCCGGCGCGCGTACGGATCACCGGCACCGGAGACGGAACGGCGGACGCCGGCGAAGAGCTCACCGCGGACCTCGTCGTCGCCGCCGACGGCATCCACTCCGCCGCCCGCCGCGCCCTCTTCCCCGGCCACCCCGCACCCCGCTACGCCGGCGTCACCGCCTGGCGCCTCGTCGTCCCCGCGCCCGACGGCCTCCACGAGGCGCACGAGACCTGGGGCCCCGGCAGCCTGTGGGGCACCGTGCCGCTGTCCGGCGGGCGGATCTACGCCTATGCCACCGCGGCCGTACCACCGGGCGGCCGGGCCGCCGACGACGAGCGGGCCGAACTGCTGCGCCGCTTCGGCAACTGGCACCACCCCGTTCCCGCCCTCCTCGCCGCGGCGGACCCGGCGACGGTGCTCCGCAACGACGTCTACACCGCGGCCGCCCCGCCGCCCGCCTTCCACCGGGGCCGGGTCGCCCTGCTCGGCGACGCCGTCCACCCGATGACCCCGAACCTCGGACAGGGCGGCTGCCAGGCCATCGAGGACGCCGTCGTGCTGGCCCACCTGGCCGCACCGGAAGCCGATCAGGCCGCGGCCCTCGCCGCGTACACCCGGCAGCGGCTGCCGCACACCATGGACGTCGTACGCCGTGCCGAGCGGATCGGCCGGCTCTGCACCTGGCGCTCGGGGCCGGCCTGTGCGCTGCGCGCCGTCCTGATGGCCGCCGCCGCCCGCCTCGCACCGGATCTGGTGCTGCGGTCCCTGGACGGGATCGCCGACTGGCGGCCGCCGGCCGGCACGTATGCTTCCGGCACGCGAGGCACCAGCGCCGTGGCACAACCCAAGGAGCACGAGTGA
- a CDS encoding TetR/AcrR family transcriptional regulator: MNSRSGRAPAAPAPRRERIADAALTLLAERGMRGLTHRAVDEAAGLPQGSTSNLARTRAALLETAVQRLAEREAAVLTPHAMPEVPAEGSGTAPLPDDAVAAVAEALSLALHRYLSRHRQLLIARYELALEATRRPELRAVYDRAGRAFREPVVAMLAAAGSTETERHELGLIAWCDGVLFSCTAGGFHASVPTRDALRTSCTELLDGMLRR, from the coding sequence ATGAACTCCCGCAGTGGCCGCGCCCCGGCGGCGCCCGCCCCTCGCCGTGAACGGATCGCCGATGCGGCGCTGACCCTGCTCGCCGAGCGCGGCATGCGGGGGCTGACGCACCGGGCGGTGGACGAGGCGGCCGGGCTGCCGCAGGGCTCCACCTCGAATCTCGCCCGCACCCGGGCGGCCCTGCTGGAGACGGCGGTACAGCGGCTGGCCGAGCGGGAGGCGGCGGTGCTGACACCGCATGCGATGCCGGAGGTTCCAGCGGAAGGAAGCGGGACCGCGCCGCTGCCGGACGACGCCGTGGCAGCGGTCGCCGAGGCGCTCTCCCTGGCGCTGCACCGCTACCTGTCCCGGCACCGGCAGCTGCTCATCGCCCGTTACGAACTGGCCCTGGAGGCCACCCGCCGGCCCGAGCTGCGGGCGGTCTACGACCGGGCGGGGCGGGCCTTCCGGGAGCCGGTGGTGGCGATGCTGGCGGCGGCCGGCTCCACCGAAACCGAGCGGCATGAGCTCGGGCTGATCGCATGGTGCGACGGGGTGCTGTTCTCCTGCACCGCGGGAGGGTTCCATGCGTCCGTCCCCACCCGCGACGCGCTGCGCACCTCCTGCACGGAGCTGCTCGACGGGATGCTGCGGCGGTGA
- a CDS encoding uracil-DNA glycosylase has protein sequence MLPESWRGVLGEELEKPYFKELADFVEQERADGPVYPPREQVFAALEATPYDQVKVLILGQDPYHGAGQGHGLCFSVQPGVKTPPSLRNIYKEMKEELGHPVPDNGYLMPWAQQGVLLLNAVLTVREAEPNSHKGKGWEKVTDAVIRAVASRPDPAVFVLWGNYAKKKLPLIDEERHAVVQGAHPSPLSAKKFFGSRPFTQINAAVAAQGHAPIDWRIPDLG, from the coding sequence ATGCTGCCCGAATCCTGGCGCGGGGTCCTCGGCGAGGAGTTGGAGAAGCCCTATTTCAAGGAGCTCGCCGACTTCGTCGAGCAGGAGCGGGCGGACGGGCCGGTCTACCCGCCCCGCGAGCAGGTCTTCGCGGCGCTGGAGGCGACTCCCTACGACCAGGTGAAGGTGCTCATCCTGGGCCAGGACCCGTACCACGGCGCCGGTCAGGGGCACGGCCTGTGCTTCTCCGTGCAGCCCGGCGTCAAGACGCCGCCGTCGCTGCGGAACATCTACAAGGAGATGAAGGAGGAGCTGGGCCACCCGGTTCCGGACAACGGCTATCTGATGCCCTGGGCCCAGCAGGGGGTGCTGCTGCTGAACGCCGTCCTCACGGTCCGCGAGGCCGAGCCCAATTCGCACAAGGGCAAGGGGTGGGAGAAGGTCACCGACGCGGTGATCCGGGCCGTGGCCTCCCGGCCGGACCCGGCGGTCTTCGTGCTCTGGGGGAATTACGCCAAGAAGAAGCTGCCGCTGATCGACGAGGAGCGGCATGCGGTGGTGCAGGGCGCGCACCCCTCCCCGCTGTCGGCGAAGAAGTTCTTCGGCTCCCGTCCGTTCACCCAGATCAACGCGGCGGTCGCCGCACAGGGCCACGCCCCGATCGACTGGCGCATCCCCGACCTGGGCTGA
- a CDS encoding aldo/keto reductase, whose protein sequence is MHYRTLGGDQGPRVSAVCLGTLSFGTTVDAPTSFALLDRFAEAGGTFVDTANHCARWVPGARGDESELLLGRWLRSRDAAGRTVVATKVGARPDPARGTGWPANAEGLGAPAVRAGIEGSLRRLGTDRVDLLYAHLDDRRVRLDDTVEALAGLVRDGTVGSLGATDHRTWRLAEARRTAAGRGLPGFRAVQRRHTYLRPRQGLTQDLDMDTDEELLDYAAEHPDLTLLGYGTLMAGAYSRADRPLPERYDHPGSVARLRVLAEVAAECGATVNQVVLAWLMGGPVPVVPVLGVSSPAQLDESLAALDLRLDPVQRARLDTA, encoded by the coding sequence ATGCACTACCGCACACTCGGCGGTGATCAAGGTCCCCGCGTCAGCGCCGTCTGTCTCGGGACGCTGTCCTTCGGCACCACCGTCGACGCACCGACCTCGTTCGCCCTCCTGGACCGGTTCGCCGAGGCCGGCGGCACCTTCGTCGACACGGCGAACCACTGCGCCCGCTGGGTGCCCGGCGCGCGCGGCGACGAGAGCGAGCTGCTGCTCGGCCGCTGGCTGCGCAGCAGAGACGCGGCCGGGCGCACGGTCGTGGCCACCAAGGTGGGCGCCCGGCCGGACCCGGCCCGGGGGACCGGATGGCCCGCGAACGCCGAAGGCCTGGGCGCCCCGGCCGTACGCGCCGGGATCGAGGGCAGCCTGCGCCGGCTGGGCACGGACCGGGTGGACCTCCTCTACGCGCACCTCGACGACCGGCGCGTCCGGCTGGACGACACCGTCGAGGCGCTGGCCGGCCTCGTCCGGGACGGCACCGTGGGCAGCCTGGGGGCCACCGACCACCGGACCTGGCGGCTCGCCGAGGCCCGGCGGACGGCCGCCGGGCGCGGGCTGCCCGGCTTCCGCGCCGTACAGCGGCGGCACACCTATCTGCGGCCGCGACAGGGCCTGACGCAAGACCTCGACATGGACACCGACGAGGAGCTCCTCGACTACGCGGCGGAGCACCCCGACCTGACGCTGCTCGGCTATGGGACGCTGATGGCAGGCGCCTACTCCCGCGCGGACCGGCCGCTGCCGGAGCGCTACGACCATCCCGGTTCGGTGGCCCGGCTGCGGGTGCTGGCGGAGGTCGCGGCGGAGTGCGGGGCCACCGTGAACCAGGTGGTGCTGGCCTGGCTGATGGGCGGCCCGGTGCCGGTCGTGCCGGTGCTCGGCGTGAGCTCCCCGGCGCAGCTGGACGAGAGCCTGGCGGCGCTCGACCTGCGGCTGGATCCCGTCCAGCGCGCCCGGCTCGACACCGCCTGA
- a CDS encoding SDR family oxidoreductase, producing the protein MTEQDSGLPELSGKVALVTGASRGIGYGIAEALVARGDRVVITGRNEDALKEAAEKLGADRVLGVAGKAHDEAHQAVAVERAMETFGRVDYLVNNAGTNPVFGPIADLDLGVARKVFETNVVSALGFAQRTWHAWQKDNGGAIVNIASIAGLAPSPFIGAYGMSKAAMVNLTLQLAHEFAPGVRINSIAPAVVKTKFAAALYENREEEAAAGYPLARLGVPEDIGGAAAFLLSDASGWITGQTLVVDGGLFLNAGV; encoded by the coding sequence ATGACCGAGCAGGACAGCGGGCTCCCCGAGCTCTCCGGCAAGGTGGCGCTGGTCACCGGTGCCAGCCGCGGTATCGGCTACGGCATCGCCGAGGCCCTGGTGGCCCGTGGCGACCGGGTCGTCATCACCGGCCGCAACGAGGACGCCCTCAAGGAGGCCGCCGAGAAGCTGGGCGCCGACCGGGTGCTCGGCGTCGCCGGCAAGGCGCACGACGAGGCCCACCAGGCCGTCGCCGTCGAGCGCGCGATGGAGACCTTCGGCCGCGTCGACTACCTCGTCAACAATGCCGGAACGAACCCGGTGTTCGGCCCCATCGCCGACCTCGACCTCGGTGTGGCGCGCAAGGTGTTCGAGACCAATGTCGTCTCGGCGCTCGGCTTCGCGCAGCGCACCTGGCACGCCTGGCAGAAGGACAACGGCGGCGCCATCGTCAACATCGCCTCGATCGCCGGCCTCGCGCCCTCGCCGTTCATCGGCGCGTACGGGATGAGCAAGGCCGCCATGGTGAATCTGACGCTGCAGCTCGCCCACGAGTTCGCGCCGGGCGTGCGGATCAACTCCATCGCGCCCGCGGTGGTCAAGACCAAGTTCGCGGCCGCGCTCTACGAGAACCGCGAGGAGGAGGCGGCGGCCGGCTACCCGTTGGCGCGGCTCGGCGTCCCGGAGGACATCGGCGGGGCGGCGGCCTTCCTGCTGTCCGATGCCTCGGGCTGGATCACCGGCCAGACACTGGTCGTCGACGGCGGTCTGTTCCTCAACGCCGGGGTCTGA